The following are encoded in a window of Balaenoptera ricei isolate mBalRic1 chromosome 1, mBalRic1.hap2, whole genome shotgun sequence genomic DNA:
- the IL10 gene encoding interleukin-10: MPSSALLCCLIFLAGVAASQHQGTQSKDSCIHFPDSLPHMLRELRAAFSNVKTFFQMNDQLDNSLLSQSLLEDFKGYLGCQALSEMIQFYLEEVMPQAENHGPNIKEHVNSLGEKLKTLRLRLRRCHRFLPCENKSKAVEQVKSVFNKLQEKGVYKAMSEFDIFINYIEAYMTTKMKN, from the exons ATGCCCAGCTCAGCACTGCTCTGTTGCCTGATCTTCCTGGCCGGGGTGGCGGCCAGCCAACACCAGGGCACCCAGTCTAAGGACAGCTGCATCCACTTCCCAGACAGCCTGCCCCACATGCTCCGGGAGCTCCGAGCTGCCTTCAGCAACGTGAAGACTTTCTTT CAAATGAATGACCAGCTGGACAACTCGTTGTTGAGCCAGTCTCTGCTGGAGGACTTTAAG GGTTACCTGGGTTGCCAAGCCTTGTCGGAGATGATCCAGTTttacctggaggaggtgatgccacAGGCTGAGAACCACGGCCCCAACATCAAGGAGCACGTGAACTCCCTGGGGGAGAAGCTGAAGACCCTCAGGCTGAGGCTGAGGCGCTGT CATCGATTTCTGCCCTGTGAAAACAAGAGCAAGGCAGTGGAGCAGGTGAAGAGTGTCTTCAATAAG CTCCAAGAGAAGGGTGTCTACAAAGCCATGAGTGAGTTTGACATCTTCATCAACTACATAGAAGCCTACATGACAACAAAGATGAAAAACTGA
- the LOC132371958 gene encoding GRB2-associated-binding protein 3-like: MLKWNHMPEEARHDERGRRVCTGWLVKSPPERKLQRYAWRRRWFVLRRGRLSGDRDVLEYYRSQRARKPIRAIDLSECAVWKHAGPGFLRKEFQNHFVFVVKTASRTFYLVAKTEEEMQVWVHSISQVCNLGHLDDIADSVESGSRAPFCEQPSAASSLHTAPAVSSLPRDDPSTSMVATEKTGSEAGFLFLPDYLILSNCETGRLHHASLPTRCDSWSNSERSLEQASFDDVFVDGPQPLPSGNLACPSRPGNSSQEAPSTRPQAALIWTRDVNGPSRDHFSLPVLETSLNSTVQGDQNQASLPYGVKGLDVMSNTPRPRPPKPSHLSERRHEEQLPCGGPGGIKKPEGAVVPRRISLSGLDNMRTWKGDVEGQSLRHRDKQLSLNLPCRFFPMSLPASTSTEDSYVPMGPQAIASALGPHCSPDDYIPMSSGSISSPLPELPADLEPPPVNRDLKPQRKPRSPPLDLKSLSTIREHTSLTRTCTVPCNRTSFLSPERNGINSARFFANSVSREEEQSYMQMEEHGEANLLSSGALTWTRKFSLDYLALDFNSASPAPVQQKLLFSEEQRVDYVQVDEQKTQALQSTKQEWTDERQSKA; this comes from the exons ATGCTCAAGTGGAACCATATG CCGGAGGAAGCGCGGCACGATGAGCGCGGGCGACGCGTGTGCACGGGCTGGCTCGTCAAGTCGCCCCCCGAGAGGAAGCTGCAGCGCTACGCCTGGCGCAGGCGCTGGTTCGTGCTGCGGCGGGGCCGCCTGAGCGGCGACCGCGACGTCCTGGAGTACTACCGCAGCCAGCGCGCCCGCAAGCCCATCCGCGCCATCGACCTCAGCGAGTGCGCCGTCTGGAAGCACGCGGGCCCGGGCTTCCTTCGTAAGGAATTCCAGAACCATTTCGTGTTCGTTGTCAAGACTGCATCTCGCACGTTCTATCTGGTGGCCAAGACGGAGGAGGAAATGCAGGTGTGGGTGCACAGCATCAGTCAGGTGTGCAACCTCGGCCACCTGGATGACATAGCAGATTCTGTGGAGAGCGGCTCTCGCGCGCCTTTCTGCGAGCAGCCCTCCGCCGCCAGCTCCCTTCACACCGCCCCTGCTGTCAGCTCCCTGCCAAGAGATGACCCGAGCACTAGTATGGTAGCCACTGAGAAAACCGGAAGTGAGGCAGggtttctcttccttcctgattATCTGATTCTGTCCAACTGTGAGACGGGAAGACTGCACCACGCCAGTCTCCCCACCAGATGTGACAGCTGGTCAAACTCGGAGCGCTCACTGGAACAGGCGTCCTTCGACGACGTTTTTGTGGACGGCCCGCAGCCACTGCCCTCCGGGAACCTGGCCTGCCCCTCACGCCCTGGGAACAGTTCTCAAGAGGCCCCTTCCACGAGGCCCCAGGCTGCCCTGATCTGGACAAGAGATGTCAATGGCCCGTCCAGGGACCACTTTTCTTTACCAGTGCTGGAAACTTCCTTAAATTCCACCGTCCAGGGAGATCAAAACCAAGCTTCCTTGCCCTATGGGGTAAAAGGACTAGATGTTATGTCCAACACGCCACGTCCCCGCCCCCCTAAGCCGAGCCATCTCTCTGAACGGCGCCACGAGGAGCAGCTCCCGTGTGGTGGGCCCGGTGGCATCAAGAAGCCAGAAGGCGCTGTGGTACCGAGAAGAATCTCTCTCTCCGGTTTAGATAACATGAGAACCTGGAAAGGTGATGTAGAAGGCCAATCTTTAAGACACCGAGATAAGCAGCTAAGTTTAAATTTGCCGTGCAGGTTCTTCCCAATGTCCCTTCCGGCTTCCACCAGCACTGAGGACAGCTACGTGCCCATGGGCCCCCAGGCCATCGCCTCTGCTCTCGGACCCCACTGCAGCCCTGACGACTATATCCCAATGAGCTCAGGAAGCATCTCCAGCCCATTGCCTGAGCTCCCAGCGGACCTGGAGCCTCCCCCCGTGAATAGAGATCTcaagcctcagaggaaaccacGGTCACCTCCCCTGGACCTGAAAAGCCTCTCCACCATCCGGGAACACACGTCTCTCACCAGAACCTGCACTGTACCTTGCAATCGAACCAGCTTTCTCTCTCCAGAAAGAAATGGTATTAATTCTGCAAGATTTTTTGCCAATTCTGTTTCCAGAGAAGAGGAACAAAGCTACATGCAAATGGAGGAGCACGGAGAAGCCAACTTGCTGAGCAGTGGAGCCCTGACGTGGACGAGGAAATTCAGCCTGGATTATTTAGCCCTGGACTTCAACTCAGCGTCACCAGCCCCTGTGCAGCAGAAACTCCTCTTCTCAGAGGAGCAGAGAGTAGACTACGTGCAAGTGGACGAGCAGAAGACGCAAGCTCTGCAGAGCACAAAGCAGGAGTGGACGGACGAGAGGCAGTCCAAAGCGTGA